A window of Desulfovibrio sp. UIB00 genomic DNA:
CACGCGTCCGGCAAAAGTAACAGGCACAGCGTAGCAATGCAGCTGCGGGTTGATTTCGCCAATATCTCTTGCGATGGCCCCCTGACGTACCCTTTGCAGCTCTTCCAGAAAGGCGTCCATGTCAAAAGGCTCGGTGCAGAGCTCCCCGGCAAAAAGGGCGACCACTTCCTCCCTTTTGCACTGGCTGAGCAGCGCCTTGCCCAGAGCCGTTTTTCGGGCTGGCATGCGCGACCCCACGCGCGATATGATCTGGATAGGCTCGCGCGAATCCACCTTGGCTATGTAGAGCACCTCGGTATGGGAGAGAATGCCCAGCTGGCAGATTTCGGCGCAGGCGTCCACCACCTGCCGCATGCAGGACTGCGCCTGTGCCATGAGTGGGTCTTGCGTGCGAAAACCCTCTGAAAACAGGTACAGGCCCCGTCCTAGTTCATACCTACCAGAAAGCTTATCTCTGCGAACAAAATCATGCTGTTGCAGGGTTTCAAGGATAGGCGAGATCGTGCCCTTGCTGCTGCCGATGCACTGGGCAAGCTGGGTAAGCGTGAGGCCGTGTTCTGTATCAGCCAGGGCTTCAAGAAGTGAAATGACCCGCTGGGTCGGCATGTGGACAGTCGTTTTTTGTTGGTCTTGCATGCCCATTGTTTTGCACGGAAAAATAATTTTTTCAAGAAAGGGTCAAGGGGATGCTTGACGCAGATTGCCTGTCCGTATAGTTTGTATTTACGTATTAAGTTCGTATATACAAACAATGAGGCTGCAATCCTGAAAAGAGGGTGACCAAATGGGAACAACGGGTGCTCTGATTATTCTTGGTGTGACGATCGTCGGCATCGTGTTGCTGTGCGTGCGTTACAGGGTTCATGCATTTTTGGCGTTGATGGCTGCCTGCGCCTTTTTGGGGATTGCCAGCGGCATGCCCCTGGGGGCCATTGGCTCGTCCATTGAAAAGGGTATGGGCAATACCTTGGGCTTTCTGGCTCCCATCCTGGCGCTGGGCGCGTTCATGGGCAAGATGCTCGAAGTCTCGGGCGGCGCGCAGCGGCTCGCCAAATCGCTTATTGGCGTTTTTGGTCAGACCAAGGCCTACTGGGCCATGCTCATTATCGGCTATATTTGCGGTATCCCGGTGTTTGCCCAGGTGGGCATGGTGCTGTTGATGCCTCTGGCCTTCTCCATTTCCAAGGAATCCAAGCTTTCCATCCTGCTGGTGGCGCTTTCGCTCTACACTGGCCTGCTGGTTGTGCACTGCGTTGTGCCGCCGCATCCCGCAGCCATGGCCATTGCCAAGGAACTGAACGCCGATGTGGGCAAGGTGATCCTTTACGGCCTCGTTCTGGTGGTGCCCGGCGCCATCATCGGCGGCCCCATCTTTGCCAAGTACATCAGCAAAAACATCATTGTGCCGCTGCCTGAAGGGGCCGTTACCACGGTTATCAGCAAGGATGGCCGCGACCTGCCCAACTTTGGCGGAACCCTGCTGCTGACACTGCTGCCGCTGATCCTCATGATCGGCAAGACCGTGGTGGAATTTTCCTCCAGCAAGGATGCGCCCTACATGCCCCTGGTGGAATTTTTGGGCCACCCTGTGATCGCCCTGTTCATTTCCGCCGTGGCTTCCCTGATCTTCCTTGGCGTGAAGCGGGGCTTCAGCTCCGTTGAGCTGAGCGGCTTTTGCGACAAATCCCTCCTGCCCATGGTTTCCATTCTGCTGGTCATTGGCGCTGCGGGCAGCTTTAACAAGGTCATCATGGATTCCGGCATGGGCAACGTTCTTAAGGACGTACTGGTCACGCTCAACATGCACCCGGTCATCATGGCCTGGCTGATTGCTTCCATCATGCGCTTTGCCCTTGGCAGCGCCACCGTCGCCATGATGACGGCTGCGGGTTTTATCAGCCCTGTGCTGGCCGTGCATCCTGTTGACCCTGCGCTCATGTGCATTTCCATTGGCGCGGGCGCCATTGGCTGGTCGCATGTTACGGACTCCGGCTTCTGGTTTTTCCGCGAATTCCTGAACATGTCGGTCAAAGACATGTACCTGTCCTTCACGCTGTCTGGCTGCATCGTGTCGATCATCACGGCGATATTCTGCTACCTGGCATCGTTTGTTATCTAACAGAGCTATATGGAGAGTATGATGAAATATATAACGCCCACACTTACCGCGCTGAAAAGCAAAACAGAAATCGACGTGCAGTCGTGCCTCAAACATTACGACTTTCTTATTAATGCCGGTATTGACGGTGCGGCCATATTTGGCAGTTCCGGTGAGTTTCCGCATCTTTCTGTTGAAGAACGCAAGAGCCTGATTTCTGCGGCCATCAAGCATATCGACCGCCGTATGCAGGTGCTGATCGGCACTGGCGACATGCGGGTTGAAGAATGCGTCGCCATGTCCAACTTTGCCTTTGAGCAGGGCGCGGACGGCGTGATGGTGGTGGGGCCGTGGTACTTTGCCCTCACCGATGCGGATGTGATGAGCTACTTCGGCGCGGTGGCGGAGCAGGTGCGCGGCAAGGTGTACATCTACAACTACCCTGACCGCACCGGGTACAGCATTTCGCCCAGCGTGGTGCTTGAACTCGCCCGCCGATATCCCAACATTGTGGGCATCAAGGACACCATTCCTGACATGGCCCACACGGTGGAGCTTATCCAGACCGTCAAGGGCAACATCCCATCCTTTGAAGTATTGAGCGGCTTTGATCATAACTTTGCGTCAAACGTTCTGGCTGGCGGCGACGGCTGCATTGCGGCTGTTTCCAACGTGCGCCCCGACCTGTGCGTGGCATGGCGCGATGCCATGAAGGCCCGCGATTTTGACGGCACCATGAAGTATCAGCAGTTGTTCAACCGCATTGTGGGTGTGTACGGATTCTCCTCACCCTTTATGGCGGCCATGAAGGGCCTGCTTGTGGATGCGGGCATTTTTGCCTCTGCCACGGTTGCGTCCCCCTATCAGGAGGCAACTTCTGCCCAGATGTTTGCCGTGCGGGAATTCATGCGCGGTTTTTAAGGCATTTCAAGCGTGAAATGCCCAGATGGAGCAATCGGCGTTGGTTACGCAGACGCCGTCACGGTTTCAGGGCCTTGTAATGATGCAAAGGGCGGCCTCCCCCAGGCCGCCCGCTGAAACCGGCAACTTCTCAACAAAGAGAGTATGCTATGTCCATTGCAGATATTTACGCCAATCCGCAGAACGATGTATATGATGTAAAGACCCATGCTTCCGGCCCCAAGGGTTCGCTGCCGCTCACTGGCGACATGCTGCGCGAACTGCCCTGCGGTGATATTTTCGGCATGACCCTGGATGCGGGCATGGGCTGGAAGCCCGAAGATATTCTTGGCCCCAACGTGCTGATCATCAGCACCCTTGGCGGCAAGCGCAACGACGACGGCACCCCCGATGCCCTGGGCCTGCACGTGGGCCACTGGGAGCTGGGATTGCAGATTTCCGCCGCCAGCAAGGAGATCAAACAGCAGAAGGGCGTGCCTTTTGCCTCATACGTGACCGACCCCTGCGACGGTCGCACCCAGGGCACCACTGGCATGTATGACTCCCTGCCCTTCCGTAACGATGCTGCCATGGTCTTCCGCAGGCAGATCCGCTCCCTGCCCACCGTTGGCGCTGTTATCGGCGTTGCCAGCTGCGACAAGGGTCTGCCCGCAACCATGATGGCTCTGGCCTCCATGCACGACCTGCCCTGCGTGCTCGTGCCCGGCGGTTCGACCCTGCCCCCCACCGACGGCGAAGACCTCGGCAAGGTGCAGACCATCGGCGCGCGTTACTCCAACAATGAACTGAGCCTTGAGGACGCAGCCCGCCTTGGCTGCCGCGCCTGCGGTTCCGCTGGCGGCGGCTGCCAGTTCCTCGGCACTGCCGGCACTTCGCAGGTTGTGGCCGAAGGTCTTGGTCTGGCCCTGCCGCACACGGCCCTTGCCCCCTCTGGCGAACCCGTGTGGGTGGAAGTGGGCCGTCAGTCGGCCAAGGCCGTGATGGGCCTGCTGAAAAAAGGCATCACCATCAAGGATATCATCACCGACAAGGCCATTGAAAACGCCATGATGGTGCATGCGGCCTTTGGCGGTTCCACCAACCTGCTGCTGCATCTGCCCGCCATTGCCCATGCGGGCGGTTGCCATCGCCCCACGGTGGAAGACTGGGCTCGTGTGAACAGCATGGCCCCCCGTCTGGTCAGCGTGCTGCCCAACGGCCCCGTGTATCATCCCACTGTCCGCGCCTTTATGGCTGGCGGCGTGCCGGAAGTCATGCTGCACCTGCGCGACCTTGGCCTGCTGCATCTGGACGCACTCACCGTTACCGGCCATACCGTGGGCGAAAACCTTGAATGGTGGGAAAAGAGCGAACGCCGCGCCCACTTCCGCCGCATGCTCAAGGAGCTGGACAACGTGGAGCCGGACGATGTGATCATGTCGCCCGCCCGCGCCAAAGAACGCGGCCTGACCTCCACCATTACCTTCCCTGTGGGCAACATTGCGCCCGAGGGTTCGGTCATCAAGTCCACGGCCATTGACCCCACGGTCATCGATGCTGACGGCGTTTACCGCCACACGGCGGCCATCAAGGTTTTCACCGCCGAGCCTGACGCCATCAAGGCCATCAAGGCCGGAAAGATCGAAAAGGGCGATATGCTGGTGGTTATCGGCGGCGGCCCCTGCGGCACCGGTATGGAAGAAACCTATCAGCTCACCTCGGCGCTCAAGCATCTGTCGTATGGCAAATATGTGTGCCTGCTGACGGACGCGCGCTTCTCCGGCGTTTCCACCGGTGCGTGCGTGGGCCATATCGGGCCGGAAGCACTGGTGGGCGGCCCTGTTTCCAAGCTGCGCGACGGCGATATTGTGGAAATGGTCGTGGACTGCAACAAGCTGGAAGGCCGCGTCAACTTTATCGGCACTGACCCGCAGCATCCCCTCACGCCTGAGGAAGGCGCCAAGGTACTTGCCGGGCGTGAAACCCACCCCGGCCTCAAGCCCGCGCCCGCCCTGCCTGACGACACCCGCCTGTGGGCGGCTTTGCAGGCCGTGAGCGGCGGCACCTGGGGCGGCAGCGTGTATGATGTGGACAAGATTGTCACAGTGCTCGAGGCTGGCAAAAAAGCCCTGGGCATGTAGCAGACCCCTTAGACTGATAGTGCAATAAAAAAGGGCCGTCCCGTGATTCGGGGCGGCCCTTTGACATAGACAAATGAAAAACTGTTACGCGCCAGACGCCTCAAGCACAAAGCGGCGCACGTTGCGCATTTCTTCGCACAGGGCAGGGTAGTCGAAGCGGGTAAAGCGCCCGTCCTGATACAGAACCTCGCCGCCCACCATGGTCATGCGGGTTTCCATGCCCGTGGCCGCATACACAAGGTGCGACACTTCATTATACATGGGTTGCAGGTTCGGTTCGTTGAGATCAAGGGCCACGCAGTCGGCTGCCTTGCCGGGGGCCAGCGAGCCAAGGCGTTCATCGTGCATGGCGGCTGCGCCGCCGAGGGTCGCCATATCCAGCACCTGCGCCGCAGGCAGCAGTGTGGGATCAAGCCCTGTGAGCTTGTGCAGCAGGGCGGCGCGGCCCATTTCTGAAAACATGTTCAGCCTGTTGTTGCTGGCAGCGCCATCCGTGCCAAGGCCCACATGCATGCCGCGCGCCAGCATGGCCGCCACCGGAGCAGCGCCCGAGGCCAGCTTCATGTTGGACGATGGATTGTGGGCCACCACGGCCTTTTGCCGGGCCAGCAGGTCAAGCTCCGCCGAGGTCACATCCACCACATGGGCAAGGGTGCAGGGCACGTCGAGCAGGCCGAGACCACGGCAGTATTCCATAGGCCTTTTGCCCTGGGCAGACAGACATATCTGCGTTTCTGACGGGGTTTCCGCCAGATGAATGTGCAGGGGCAGGGCCAGCTCCTGCGCGAGGTCGCGGCAGGCTGTCAGAATCTCCGGTGTGGTGGTGTAGACGCTGTGCGGGTTCACGGCCACACGCAGGCGCTCGTGATTGCGATATTTTTCCGCCAGGGCGCGGGTGGCGTGCAGCGCTGCCTCCGGCCCTGGAAAAGCCGCAGAGGGAAAGGCAAAAACCGCTTCGCCGCCCAGGCAGCGCAGACCTGCCGTGTCGGCGGCTTCAAAGACCGATTCTTCAAAAAGATACATGTCCACGCAGGCGGTGGTGCCCGTGCGCAGCATTTCCGCATAGCCAAGCAGGCTGCCGAGGCGCACCATTTCCGGCGTCAGCTTTTGCTCAACTGGGAAAATTCGCTGGTTCAGCCAGTCCATGAGCGGCATGTCGTCGGCAAGGCCGCGCAGGAAGGTCATGGCTGCATGGGTGTGGGCGTTGACGAGGCCCGGCAGAACGAGCATGTTTTCGAGGTGCAGGGTGTTGCCGGACTGCCAGTTCTGGATAATTTCGGCGGTGGGGCCGACTGCGGCAACCAGACCCTTGTCGATGGCCAGAGAGGCCTTTTCTATAACGCGGCGCTGCTCGTCCTGAGTGACGATGCAGGCGGCATGGAGCAATGTGTCGCAGTGGCGCATGCGTTTCTCCGCAGACAGGTTGGCGTGATATTTCTATTAACGACGCGAGATTTCAGGTGTAGCGCCCTGGCTCGCGCTTGGC
This region includes:
- a CDS encoding IclR family transcriptional regulator; amino-acid sequence: MQDQQKTTVHMPTQRVISLLEALADTEHGLTLTQLAQCIGSSKGTISPILETLQQHDFVRRDKLSGRYELGRGLYLFSEGFRTQDPLMAQAQSCMRQVVDACAEICQLGILSHTEVLYIAKVDSREPIQIISRVGSRMPARKTALGKALLSQCKREEVVALFAGELCTEPFDMDAFLEELQRVRQGAIARDIGEINPQLHCYAVPVTFAGRVDCAMSVSLPAFRDTPEKHQRLRTNCARRWQSLSSSWTKRTNASAPRVVTDWH
- a CDS encoding gluconate:H+ symporter, which translates into the protein MGTTGALIILGVTIVGIVLLCVRYRVHAFLALMAACAFLGIASGMPLGAIGSSIEKGMGNTLGFLAPILALGAFMGKMLEVSGGAQRLAKSLIGVFGQTKAYWAMLIIGYICGIPVFAQVGMVLLMPLAFSISKESKLSILLVALSLYTGLLVVHCVVPPHPAAMAIAKELNADVGKVILYGLVLVVPGAIIGGPIFAKYISKNIIVPLPEGAVTTVISKDGRDLPNFGGTLLLTLLPLILMIGKTVVEFSSSKDAPYMPLVEFLGHPVIALFISAVASLIFLGVKRGFSSVELSGFCDKSLLPMVSILLVIGAAGSFNKVIMDSGMGNVLKDVLVTLNMHPVIMAWLIASIMRFALGSATVAMMTAAGFISPVLAVHPVDPALMCISIGAGAIGWSHVTDSGFWFFREFLNMSVKDMYLSFTLSGCIVSIITAIFCYLASFVI
- a CDS encoding dihydrodipicolinate synthase family protein — its product is MKYITPTLTALKSKTEIDVQSCLKHYDFLINAGIDGAAIFGSSGEFPHLSVEERKSLISAAIKHIDRRMQVLIGTGDMRVEECVAMSNFAFEQGADGVMVVGPWYFALTDADVMSYFGAVAEQVRGKVYIYNYPDRTGYSISPSVVLELARRYPNIVGIKDTIPDMAHTVELIQTVKGNIPSFEVLSGFDHNFASNVLAGGDGCIAAVSNVRPDLCVAWRDAMKARDFDGTMKYQQLFNRIVGVYGFSSPFMAAMKGLLVDAGIFASATVASPYQEATSAQMFAVREFMRGF
- a CDS encoding YjhG/YagF family D-xylonate dehydratase is translated as MSIADIYANPQNDVYDVKTHASGPKGSLPLTGDMLRELPCGDIFGMTLDAGMGWKPEDILGPNVLIISTLGGKRNDDGTPDALGLHVGHWELGLQISAASKEIKQQKGVPFASYVTDPCDGRTQGTTGMYDSLPFRNDAAMVFRRQIRSLPTVGAVIGVASCDKGLPATMMALASMHDLPCVLVPGGSTLPPTDGEDLGKVQTIGARYSNNELSLEDAARLGCRACGSAGGGCQFLGTAGTSQVVAEGLGLALPHTALAPSGEPVWVEVGRQSAKAVMGLLKKGITIKDIITDKAIENAMMVHAAFGGSTNLLLHLPAIAHAGGCHRPTVEDWARVNSMAPRLVSVLPNGPVYHPTVRAFMAGGVPEVMLHLRDLGLLHLDALTVTGHTVGENLEWWEKSERRAHFRRMLKELDNVEPDDVIMSPARAKERGLTSTITFPVGNIAPEGSVIKSTAIDPTVIDADGVYRHTAAIKVFTAEPDAIKAIKAGKIEKGDMLVVIGGGPCGTGMEETYQLTSALKHLSYGKYVCLLTDARFSGVSTGACVGHIGPEALVGGPVSKLRDGDIVEMVVDCNKLEGRVNFIGTDPQHPLTPEEGAKVLAGRETHPGLKPAPALPDDTRLWAALQAVSGGTWGGSVYDVDKIVTVLEAGKKALGM
- a CDS encoding amidohydrolase; the encoded protein is MRHCDTLLHAACIVTQDEQRRVIEKASLAIDKGLVAAVGPTAEIIQNWQSGNTLHLENMLVLPGLVNAHTHAAMTFLRGLADDMPLMDWLNQRIFPVEQKLTPEMVRLGSLLGYAEMLRTGTTACVDMYLFEESVFEAADTAGLRCLGGEAVFAFPSAAFPGPEAALHATRALAEKYRNHERLRVAVNPHSVYTTTPEILTACRDLAQELALPLHIHLAETPSETQICLSAQGKRPMEYCRGLGLLDVPCTLAHVVDVTSAELDLLARQKAVVAHNPSSNMKLASGAAPVAAMLARGMHVGLGTDGAASNNRLNMFSEMGRAALLHKLTGLDPTLLPAAQVLDMATLGGAAAMHDERLGSLAPGKAADCVALDLNEPNLQPMYNEVSHLVYAATGMETRMTMVGGEVLYQDGRFTRFDYPALCEEMRNVRRFVLEASGA